From a single Osmerus mordax isolate fOsmMor3 chromosome 6, fOsmMor3.pri, whole genome shotgun sequence genomic region:
- the LOC136943804 gene encoding sphingosine kinase 2-like, producing the protein MRSPDPATPSPAEALLHGQFGGWGNSSNSTSCPNSPGGPGGLSPSPSPTTASASSYALTLTHTHIHVQRLAPKPGKEARLLLPLSELAGCSCPRSPAPPLLVLYWYPPGRRRKGVSRRRQVRAYLAESRVDAERWSAAVQCLLRGVNVTADTEFSKSLLPRPRRLLLLVNPFSGRGQAMQWCQTHILPMIREANISYNLIQTERRNHARELIREVSLPEWDGIIIVSGDGLLHEVINGLMERPDWEQAIKTPVGILPCGSGNALAGSINHNAGYDMCLRETLLLNCCFLLCRGDIQPMDLVSVTTSPVLSQNGRPAPPRRLFSFLSVAWGFVSDVDIESERYRGLGSARFTLGTLVRLASLRSYKGRLSYLPPSVISPSPDATPTPPRRPLSRSITEGLDGFCRTPIHRTCSDMGISEQRSLRRGDGEREREAERQQERERRRERARGGGTGVVRASSLAEDREREREGEVGMYAEEDRSGTSSESTERDECCMVTEDDSEGNRDDEGRGGGRVKRDPSEMDEEGPGKDGGGSVSSGGGVVEARELGENYGVDVGREADEEAEGCFSYPDNLQETRKSLRKNSAPSSQIANALFSQPMSQEADPQCGMSYEQDELDLNGTFFQRDPYPLDVARERALTISSPFRHSPFSFKPKTLDQNQNASRPRPLSLLHHPHSNSLPPKLPSLSLSLSPTPPSSPSCASPHSSSYLAPRPNTPNSTSTSPSLRNPSSSFTFDLTEPTGALKNRPPVLLPFNPPRDDLLPPLDQPLPTRDWVTIEGDFVLVLAIYQTHLGADLHAAPQASFDDGLIHLTFVRAGISRATLLRLFFAMERGSHLSLSSPYVSHVPARAFRLQPLSSRGTLTVDGELVPYGPLQAQVHPSMARLIVGDSGVKITKF; encoded by the exons ATGCGTTCCCCAGACCCAGCCACTCCATCCCCAGCAGAAGCCCTCCTTCATGGCCAGTTCGGGGGCTGGGGgaacagcagcaacagcaccaGCTGCCCTAACAGCCCTGGTGGTCCAGGGGGCCTGTcgccctctccatcccccacgACGGCCTCCGCTTCGAGCTACGCCCTGACCCTtacccacacccacatccacgTCCAGCGCCTGGCCCCTAAGCCGGGCAAAGAAGCCCGCCTCCTGCTCCCCTTGTCAGAGCTGGCGGGGTGCAGCTGCCCCCGTTCCCCAGCGCCCCCCCTCCTGGTGCTGTACTGGTACCCcccggggaggcggaggaaaGGGGTGTCGCGGAGGCGTCAGGTGAGGGCCTACCTGGCTGAGAGCAGGGTGGATGCAGAGAGGTGGTCGGCTGCCGTCCAGTGTCTCCTGAGAGGAGTGAATGTCACCGCGGATACGG AATTCTCCAAAAGCCTGCTCCCCCGTCCACGCCGGCTGCTGCTATTGGTCAACCCTTTCAGTGGGCGTGGCCAGGCCATGCAGTGGTGTcagacacacatcctccccATGATCAGAGAGGCCAACATCAGCTACAACCTGATCcagacag agCGGAGGAACCACGCCAGGGAGCTCATCAGAGAGGTCTCTCTTCCAGAGTGGGACGGCATCATCATTGTCTCTGGAGATGGACTGCTGcatgag GTGATAAACGGTCTCATGGAGCGTCCAGACTGGGAACAAGCAATAAAGACTCCTGTGGGGATTCTGCCCTGTGGCTCTGGAAACGCCCTGGCTGGATCCATCAACCACAACgctgg ctatGACATGTGCCTTCGAGAGACGCTCCTCCTAAACTGCTGCTTCCTCCTCTGCCGAGGCGACATTCAACCCATGGACTTGGTCTCCGTGACGACGAGCCCTGTCCTCTCACAGAACGGCCGTCCGGCCCCTCCCAGACGgctgttctccttcctctctgtggcCTGGGGCTTCGTGTCCGACGTGGACATCGAGAGCGAGAG GTATCGGGGTTTGGGTTCGGCACGGTTCACCCTGGGCACCCTGGTGCGCCTCGCCTCCCTGCGCTCCTACAAGGGCCGGCTTTCCTACCTGCCACCCTCcgtcatctccccctccccggaCGCCACCCCGACGCCACCCCGTCGACCGCTGTCCCGCAGCATCACCGAGGGCCTGGACGGCTTCTGCCGCACCCCCATCCACCGCACCTGCTCCGACATGGGCATCAGCGAGCAGAGGAGCCTGCGGAGGggcgacggagagagggagcgcgaggcggagaggcagcaggagcgggagaggaggagggagagggcccGGGGGGGAGGAACCGGCGTGGTGAGGGCGAGCAGTCTGGCGGAGgaccgggagagggagagggagggcgaagTCGGGATGTACGCAGAGGAGGACAGGTCCGGGACGAGTTCCGAGTCGACCGAAAGGGACGAGTGCTGTATGGTAACAGAGGATGACTCAGAAGGGAATAGGGATgatgagggaagagggggagggagggtgaagagggATCCAAGCGAGATGGACGAGGAAGGGCCAGGGAAAGACGGAGGAGGCAGTGTgagctctggggggggggtggtggaggctagagagctgggggagaacTACGGGGtggatgtagggagagaggcagatgaaGAGGCTGAGGGCTGCTTCTCCTACCCAGACAACCTCCAGGAAACCAGGAAGAGCCTGAGGAAAAACTCTGCCCCCTCCAGCCAGATAGCCAATGCCCTGTTCAGCCAGCCGATGAGTCAGGAAGCGGACCCACAGTGTGGGATGTCATACGAGCAAGATGAGCTGGATCTGAACGGGACGTTCTTCCAGAGAGACCCCTACCCCTTAGACGTGGCCCGCGAGCGAGCTCtcaccatctcctctcccttccgaCACTCGCCCTTCTCCTTCAAGCCCAAAACCctggaccagaaccagaacgCATCTCGACCCAGACCCCTCTCCTTGCTCCATCACCCACACTCCAACTCGCTACCCCCTAaactcccctcgctctctctctccctgtcccccacccctccttcctccccctcctgtgcctccccccactcctcctcctaccttgccccccgtcccaacacCCCCAACTCCAcatctacctccccctctctccgtaaCCCATCATCATCCTTCACCTTTGACCTAACCGAGCCGACAGGAGCCCTTAAGAACCGTCCCCCTGTCCTTCTCCCGTTCAACCCCCCTAGAGAtgacctcctgccccccctagACCAGCCCCTCCCTACCCGAGACTGGGTCACCATTGAGGGAGACTTTGTCCTCGTCCTGGCCATCTACCAGACCCATCTGGGGGCCGACCTCCACGCAGCGCCCCAGGCTAGCTTCGATGACGGGCTCATCCACCTGACGTTTGTGCGGGCTGGCATCTCCAGAGCCACCCTGCTCAGGCTGTTCTTCGCCATGGAGAGAGGCTCCCACCTGTCTCTGAGCTCTCCCTACGTGAGCCACGTCCCAGCCAGGGCCTTCAGGCTGCAGCCCCTGTCGTCCAGGGGGACGCTCACCGTGGATGGGGAGCTGGTGCCCTACGGACCCCTACAAGCGCAG GTCCATCCCTCCATGGCTCGACTCATCGTCGGGGACTCTGGAGTGAAGATTACCAAATTCTGA